From a single Scylla paramamosain isolate STU-SP2022 chromosome 28, ASM3559412v1, whole genome shotgun sequence genomic region:
- the LOC135114795 gene encoding ras-related protein Rab-28-like isoform X1: MPRRLQQAEQGWERSSAMSDSEEEAVERQVKMVLVGAPQVGKTSIALRYTQDSINKVYQASMGVDFYLKRLVLGNERNVNVQVWDVAGSALSGKMTDKYLYGAHAILFVYDVTSTPTLEALQTWVATVRKAARSQERPPIQALVANKADLEHARQVKSDRHHRFASEHGMSSYVVSAKTGEGVSLTFQKLAAELLGVRLTKAEQEQQQPVVTAEIVTFQEATLPKVPAVATSSSSSVCSVM, from the exons AT gCCGCGGCGGCTCCAGCAGGCTGAGcaaggctgggagaggagcaGCGCAATGTCAGACtctgaggaggaggcggtggagcgGCAGGTGAAGATGGTGCTGGTAGGGGCGCCGCAGGTGGGAAAGACCTCCATCGCTCTCAGATACACGCAGGACTCCATCAACAAGGTGTACCAG GCGTCGATGGGGGTGGACTTTTATCTGAAGAGGCTGGTGCTGGGGAACGAGCGGAACGTGAACGTGCAGGTGTGGGACGTGGCGGGGTCAGCGCTGTCCGGCAAGATGACTGACAAG TACCTGTACGGCGCCCACGCCATCCTCTTCGTGTACGATGTCACCTCCACGCCTACCCTGGAGGCGCTGCAGACCTGGGTGGCGACTGTTCGCAAGGCCGCCCGCTCCCAGGAGAGGCCGCCCATCCAAGCCCTGGTGGCGAACAAGGCAGACTTAGAGCACGCCAGACAG GTGAAGAGTGACCGCCACCACAGGTTCGCCTCCGAGCACGGCATGAGCTCCTACGTGGTGTCGGCCAAGACCGGCGAGGGCGTGTCACTCACTTTCCAGAAG CTGGCGGCAGAGCTCCTGGGGGTGCGGCTGACGAAGGCGgagcaagagcagcagcagcctgtGGTCACGGCGGAAATCGTCACGTTCCAAGAGGCGACACTCCCGAAGGTGCCTGCCGTGGCCACCAGCAGCTCTTCCTCCGTGTGCAGTGTCATGTAG
- the LOC135114795 gene encoding ras-related protein Rab-28-like isoform X2 has translation MSDSEEEAVERQVKMVLVGAPQVGKTSIALRYTQDSINKVYQASMGVDFYLKRLVLGNERNVNVQVWDVAGSALSGKMTDKYLYGAHAILFVYDVTSTPTLEALQTWVATVRKAARSQERPPIQALVANKADLEHARQVKSDRHHRFASEHGMSSYVVSAKTGEGVSLTFQKLAAELLGVRLTKAEQEQQQPVVTAEIVTFQEATLPKVPAVATSSSSSVCSVM, from the exons ATGTCAGACtctgaggaggaggcggtggagcgGCAGGTGAAGATGGTGCTGGTAGGGGCGCCGCAGGTGGGAAAGACCTCCATCGCTCTCAGATACACGCAGGACTCCATCAACAAGGTGTACCAG GCGTCGATGGGGGTGGACTTTTATCTGAAGAGGCTGGTGCTGGGGAACGAGCGGAACGTGAACGTGCAGGTGTGGGACGTGGCGGGGTCAGCGCTGTCCGGCAAGATGACTGACAAG TACCTGTACGGCGCCCACGCCATCCTCTTCGTGTACGATGTCACCTCCACGCCTACCCTGGAGGCGCTGCAGACCTGGGTGGCGACTGTTCGCAAGGCCGCCCGCTCCCAGGAGAGGCCGCCCATCCAAGCCCTGGTGGCGAACAAGGCAGACTTAGAGCACGCCAGACAG GTGAAGAGTGACCGCCACCACAGGTTCGCCTCCGAGCACGGCATGAGCTCCTACGTGGTGTCGGCCAAGACCGGCGAGGGCGTGTCACTCACTTTCCAGAAG CTGGCGGCAGAGCTCCTGGGGGTGCGGCTGACGAAGGCGgagcaagagcagcagcagcctgtGGTCACGGCGGAAATCGTCACGTTCCAAGAGGCGACACTCCCGAAGGTGCCTGCCGTGGCCACCAGCAGCTCTTCCTCCGTGTGCAGTGTCATGTAG